GTGGTGAAAAATGAAAACGGGTCACCAGCCGCTGATCCAGCGAACGGTTCTGGTTTAAAGCCAGGCGGTTGGCCAGCGTTGGTAAACCGGTGAGTATCAGAATAAAAGGATTGCGTTTGTCCATGTCAAAGTTAAAAATGATGCTCAGATCGTGAAGAAACTGAGCTGAAGCCGACTGCATCTCATCGAGGATAAAGACAGGCGTGATGCGGCGCTTATCATAAAGATCGATAATCGCGTTCTGAATCTGAAAGAACAGCTCCACTTTGCGGAATTTCGGCTGTTCCCCGAGCGAAAAGGCCAGACCCCGGTAAAAGTCCATAGTTGTTCCGGAAGACATCGGGAAATACATGACCTTATATAAGGACGGATTCAAATTGTCGGCAAAGACCCGCAGGGTCGATGTTTTACCAACCCCGGGGTCACCGGTAATCAGACCAAAACCTTTGGTGGTTTTGAGATAATCCAGTCGGGCCAGAACTTCCCTGTAAGCTTCGGACTGAAAGAGCATCGATGAATCAATGCTTTTGTCAAA
This genomic interval from Eubacteriaceae bacterium ES3 contains the following:
- a CDS encoding AAA family ATPase, with the protein product MYKSFFGFRQAPFDKSIDSSMLFQSEAYREVLARLDYLKTTKGFGLITGDPGVGKTSTLRVFADNLNPSLYKVMYFPMSSGTTMDFYRGLAFSLGEQPKFRKVELFFQIQNAIIDLYDKRRITPVFILDEMQSASAQFLHDLSIIFNFDMDKRNPFILILTGLPTLANRLALNQNRSLDQRLVTRFHFSPLTPDEVRDYIKHRFKHAGVSRNLINENAYAAISSSTGGYPRLVGNLVTQCLILAFQKQTDLIDEEIVFAASAEAGI